In Bacteroidota bacterium, one DNA window encodes the following:
- the rpsA gene encoding 30S ribosomal protein S1, producing MLDSNETISPATADVATSALPTAVNDQITDAVAAPAKKSSRTAPVAASSRGNLSIIDPQSKLGSGYDSAQRDAMMKLYDTTFNALKADQVVKGRVVAITPSEVAVDIGFKSEGIIPRSEFSMLPDLKVGDEVEVLVEAVEDREGRLQLSHRRANFIRVWERVQDAAKTGEVMKVKVVRRIKGGLVVDLLGMEAFMPGSQIDIKPVRDFDAYLNQTMDVRVVKINHPSENVVVSHKVLLEDTLNEQRQKVVEKLERGQVLEGTVKAITDFGAFIDLGGVDGLVHITDLSWGRVSHPSEVVKLDQTVTVVVLDFDENKKRISLGMKQLLPHPWAEIEQRYAVGQRVKGKIVSMTDYGAFLEIEKGIEGLIHVSEMSWTTHVKHPSQIFAIGQEVEAQILSIDQDSKKISLGVKQLEPDPWTKFLEKYPIGSVHKGIVRNLTNFGAFVELEPGVDGLVHIGDLSWTKKVRHPGELLKKNDEIDVMILGIDTENRRIALGHKQVQENPWDSLGDAFSEGTDTAGKIIRFLDKGVVVELPGGIDGFVPASQLAFHPVRNIADTFKLDETLNLRVIEFDSENKKIVLSATEWLKAQDRAIVDEYNAKHPIPKETLEESSKRTRAPRGKGPKKTESESLPAGEAIGSFELPGEMTAPAEDAPAAE from the coding sequence ATGTTAGATTCGAACGAAACCATATCGCCCGCGACAGCGGATGTCGCAACGTCGGCACTGCCGACAGCCGTGAACGATCAGATCACCGATGCCGTCGCTGCACCGGCGAAGAAGTCATCGCGCACTGCACCGGTCGCTGCGTCGTCGCGCGGCAACCTTTCGATCATCGATCCGCAGTCAAAGCTCGGTTCGGGCTACGACTCCGCACAGCGCGATGCGATGATGAAGCTCTATGACACCACCTTCAATGCGCTCAAGGCAGACCAAGTTGTAAAAGGCCGCGTCGTTGCCATTACGCCGAGCGAAGTCGCCGTTGATATCGGCTTCAAGTCCGAGGGTATTATCCCCCGCTCCGAGTTCTCGATGCTCCCCGATCTGAAGGTCGGCGACGAGGTCGAAGTACTCGTCGAAGCGGTCGAGGACCGCGAAGGCCGTTTGCAGCTCTCGCACCGCCGCGCGAACTTCATTCGCGTATGGGAGCGTGTGCAGGATGCCGCCAAGACCGGCGAAGTCATGAAAGTCAAAGTCGTTCGCCGCATCAAAGGCGGCCTGGTGGTCGATCTCCTCGGCATGGAAGCATTCATGCCCGGTTCGCAGATCGATATCAAGCCCGTGCGCGATTTCGACGCATACCTCAACCAGACCATGGACGTCCGCGTGGTGAAGATCAATCACCCGAGCGAGAATGTCGTCGTGTCGCACAAGGTGTTGCTCGAGGATACGCTCAACGAGCAGCGTCAGAAAGTGGTCGAGAAGCTCGAGCGCGGTCAGGTGCTCGAAGGCACGGTCAAGGCGATCACGGATTTCGGCGCGTTCATCGACCTCGGCGGCGTGGACGGCCTCGTGCACATCACCGACCTCTCATGGGGCCGCGTGTCGCATCCGTCGGAAGTCGTTAAGCTCGATCAGACCGTCACGGTCGTCGTGCTCGATTTCGACGAGAATAAGAAGCGTATCAGCCTCGGCATGAAGCAGTTGTTGCCGCATCCGTGGGCAGAGATCGAACAGCGTTATGCTGTCGGTCAGCGCGTAAAGGGCAAGATCGTTTCGATGACCGACTACGGCGCCTTCCTCGAGATCGAGAAGGGCATCGAGGGTCTCATCCACGTCAGCGAGATGAGCTGGACGACGCATGTAAAGCATCCGTCGCAGATCTTCGCGATCGGCCAGGAAGTCGAAGCGCAGATCCTCTCGATCGATCAGGATTCGAAGAAGATCTCGCTCGGCGTCAAGCAGCTCGAGCCCGATCCGTGGACGAAGTTCCTCGAGAAGTACCCGATCGGTTCGGTGCACAAGGGTATCGTTCGCAACCTCACGAACTTCGGCGCCTTCGTCGAGCTCGAGCCGGGTGTGGACGGGTTGGTGCACATCGGCGACTTGTCATGGACGAAGAAGGTCCGCCACCCAGGCGAACTGCTGAAGAAGAACGACGAGATCGACGTCATGATCCTCGGCATCGACACCGAGAACCGCCGCATCGCGCTTGGACACAAGCAGGTGCAGGAGAATCCGTGGGATTCGCTCGGCGATGCGTTCAGTGAGGGTACCGATACCGCAGGTAAGATCATCCGCTTCCTCGATAAGGGTGTGGTGGTCGAGCTTCCGGGCGGCATCGACGGCTTCGTGCCGGCGTCACAGCTTGCGTTCCATCCGGTGCGCAACATCGCCGATACGTTCAAGCTTGACGAGACGCTCAACTTGCGCGTCATCGAGTTCGATTCGGAGAACAAGAAGATCGTGTTGTCGGCAACCGAATGGTTGAAGGCACAGGATCGTGCGATCGTTGACGAGTACAACGCAAAGCACCCGATCCCGAAGGAGACGCTCGAAGAGTCGAGCAAGCGCACCCGCGCTCCGCGTGGAAAAGGACCGAAGAAGACCGAGAGCGAGAGCTTGCCGGCCGGCGAGGCTATCGGCAGCTTCGAGCTCCCGGGCGAGATGACCGCTCCGGCGGAAGATGCTCCGGCAGCGGAGTAA
- a CDS encoding T9SS type A sorting domain-containing protein — protein MAHLQTNTTYYWRVAGVNSEGQSRWSDVWHFTTGTNADVALTTSTNKGFSVVPNPAGAMVTISSTAGSSIESARVYDLLGRDVLHSRGGSTAELRLDVSSLSDGVYVLDLNNSVRTLLRVDHSIR, from the coding sequence TTGGCCCATCTGCAAACAAATACCACCTACTACTGGCGCGTCGCCGGGGTCAACTCCGAAGGCCAGAGCCGTTGGTCGGATGTGTGGCACTTCACGACGGGTACGAACGCCGATGTTGCGCTCACAACATCGACGAACAAGGGTTTTAGTGTTGTCCCGAATCCGGCAGGTGCTATGGTCACCATTTCGTCAACTGCTGGTTCAAGTATTGAGAGCGCACGGGTGTATGATCTTCTTGGACGAGATGTTCTGCACTCACGCGGTGGAAGTACAGCGGAGCTTCGTCTTGACGTGAGCTCGCTGAGCGATGGCGTCTATGTTCTGGATTTGAATAATAGTGTTCGTACCCTCCTGCGAGTCGACCACAGCATTCGCTGA
- a CDS encoding PorT family protein produces MRTLIALTIVVATAVAANAQFMINPVLGVNTLVLSTDPPNASANTLIGWSVGVNGRIGNHFFFEPGIHYMMQKNGVTVPNYNDGQTTADFVAKDNLSYLSVPLLFGLKLLGTKEHDQLFNINVHAGLTPSFLMSATNTNTNKDVSKAYRTVGLAVGGGLGLDILFFTLDADLDLGLTDLYNTDNRASLPAAVAPTLDGYHGKPIGFHVNLGFKYQFDTDDNKKKDDK; encoded by the coding sequence ATGAGAACGCTCATCGCTCTTACTATTGTCGTTGCCACTGCCGTCGCCGCCAACGCCCAGTTCATGATCAACCCGGTACTTGGTGTGAATACACTCGTCCTATCCACCGATCCGCCGAATGCCTCTGCCAATACGCTCATCGGCTGGAGCGTGGGTGTGAACGGACGCATTGGTAACCACTTCTTCTTCGAACCGGGCATCCATTATATGATGCAGAAGAATGGGGTAACCGTGCCGAACTACAACGACGGCCAAACCACTGCCGACTTTGTCGCGAAGGACAATCTATCATATCTCAGCGTACCCTTGCTCTTCGGGCTGAAACTCCTCGGGACGAAGGAGCATGACCAGCTTTTTAACATCAACGTTCATGCCGGGCTCACACCGTCGTTCCTGATGAGTGCGACGAATACCAATACGAACAAAGATGTATCGAAAGCGTATCGGACTGTCGGACTTGCTGTCGGCGGAGGCCTTGGCCTCGACATTCTGTTCTTTACACTTGATGCAGATCTCGATCTCGGCCTGACCGACCTCTACAACACGGATAACCGTGCTTCGCTGCCTGCTGCCGTTGCTCCGACACTCGATGGCTACCACGGTAAGCCCATCGGCTTCCACGTGAACCTCGGCTTTAAGTATCAGTTCGATACCGACGACAACAAGAAGAAAGACGACAAGTAA
- a CDS encoding T9SS type A sorting domain-containing protein, producing MNIRLILTALCIVGVAKSIRAQSCDDLNMHEFLDISGNCSRMFLCMRPDILGRPFAYTAEKEGGLRIERINAGIPTTIVLLQAGVFDSLDVMNISQQGNYLYLALGNHFGTNSQSPGIAIVDVTDPTTPSVTDIYRYPASNGGCGIVKAEGDYAYMGAMLHGLVILDVSDKHAIKYVSEITPDRSFPSPTPDTLKYNARGMTVRNGIVYLCFDAGGVRVINTTDKLHPRETGRYSAPEVLNRPRAYNNLVLDDTLLYVACDYCGMEVLSVADTSHISRIGWWNPWHCEGPANNWFNSGGYANEIEYLPSCKRAFLSCGRAPLEVVDLSDPTHPDSCAGYPGPINVGSWGVSLGNGYLYLSYICALIPFTSGSTGIKAVSFTPCSAGVATQTTAPEVTLTPLPASDQIMLTASTDISRSSIEVFDALGRTVSLRHSIPSAHSIRVEVNDLPEGVYFIRLSN from the coding sequence ATGAACATTCGTCTCATTCTCACTGCCTTGTGTATCGTCGGGGTCGCAAAGAGTATTCGCGCGCAGAGTTGTGACGACCTGAACATGCATGAGTTTCTCGATATCAGCGGCAATTGCTCGCGGATGTTTCTCTGCATGCGGCCCGATATCCTCGGCCGACCGTTCGCATACACTGCCGAAAAAGAAGGAGGTCTGCGCATCGAACGGATCAACGCGGGAATCCCGACCACGATCGTACTCCTGCAGGCCGGGGTTTTTGACTCGCTCGACGTGATGAACATCTCGCAACAAGGTAACTACCTCTATCTCGCTCTTGGCAATCATTTCGGGACGAACAGCCAGTCACCGGGCATAGCCATTGTCGACGTGACGGACCCGACCACGCCGTCGGTAACCGACATCTATCGATATCCTGCAAGCAATGGCGGGTGCGGTATTGTCAAAGCGGAAGGCGATTATGCATATATGGGCGCAATGCTCCACGGGCTCGTCATACTTGACGTTTCCGATAAGCATGCAATCAAGTACGTCAGCGAGATCACGCCGGACCGCAGCTTCCCGTCCCCAACACCCGATACGCTGAAGTATAACGCACGGGGAATGACGGTTCGAAACGGCATCGTCTATCTCTGCTTTGATGCCGGCGGCGTGCGCGTAATCAATACGACGGACAAACTACATCCGCGCGAGACAGGCCGCTACTCCGCACCCGAGGTACTCAACCGTCCTCGCGCGTACAATAATCTTGTGCTTGACGACACGCTGCTCTATGTAGCATGCGATTACTGCGGAATGGAAGTGCTCAGCGTCGCCGACACCTCGCACATTTCCCGCATTGGGTGGTGGAATCCGTGGCATTGCGAAGGGCCGGCGAACAACTGGTTCAACTCCGGCGGCTATGCGAACGAGATCGAGTATCTGCCGTCGTGCAAACGTGCGTTTCTTTCCTGCGGGCGTGCACCGTTGGAAGTTGTTGATCTCAGCGACCCTACTCATCCCGACTCCTGCGCGGGGTATCCCGGCCCCATCAACGTCGGCTCGTGGGGAGTCTCGCTCGGGAACGGTTACTTGTATCTGTCCTACATCTGTGCGCTCATTCCGTTCACGTCCGGCTCGACAGGGATTAAAGCAGTCTCCTTTACACCGTGCAGTGCAGGAGTTGCAACGCAGACGACGGCACCGGAGGTCACGCTCACTCCACTGCCTGCGAGTGATCAGATCATGCTCACGGCTTCCACGGATATTTCTCGTTCATCGATCGAAGTATTCGACGCGCTCGGTCGGACGGTCTCACTGCGGCATTCAATACCGTCGGCACATTCAATCCGCGTTGAAGTGAACGATCTTCCCGAAGGAGTGTACTTTATCCGTCTGAGCAACTAA
- a CDS encoding antibiotic biosynthesis monooxygenase, protein MARMIVTHRVADFNNWKKAFDSMAETRKAHGWIGHEVLRDEADPNKVTIINKMKSLDAARAYGTSPDIKAAMANGGVLSAPEITFLNDEEVVSY, encoded by the coding sequence ATGGCACGCATGATAGTCACCCACCGCGTTGCGGATTTCAACAACTGGAAGAAGGCATTCGACTCGATGGCCGAAACGCGCAAGGCGCACGGCTGGATCGGCCACGAAGTGCTACGCGACGAAGCAGACCCGAACAAGGTCACGATCATCAATAAGATGAAAAGCCTCGATGCCGCTCGCGCCTATGGCACATCGCCCGATATCAAAGCAGCGATGGCGAACGGCGGCGTCTTGAGCGCACCGGAGATCACCTTCCTCAACGACGAGGAAGTTGTGAGCTACTGA
- a CDS encoding Crp/Fnr family transcriptional regulator encodes METNRLLNELQSKATFTDADFPAFLALFEPLCLRRKEHLYSAGDIVKHAAFIVKGCVRHYYANEQGTERIVMFAEENWWIGDLTSLRERTPTKLNLQAVEDSDLLLISRERFEHALATFSGFNEYYTKGTQKTYTKLQEQVGQSLADSAETKYLRLLKERPSLVARVPQHYIASYLGITPESLSRVRKNLG; translated from the coding sequence ATGGAGACCAACCGACTTCTGAACGAACTACAATCCAAAGCGACGTTCACCGACGCTGATTTCCCCGCGTTCCTCGCGCTCTTCGAGCCGCTGTGCTTACGTAGGAAGGAACATCTGTACTCAGCCGGCGATATCGTTAAGCATGCCGCATTCATCGTGAAGGGTTGCGTCAGGCATTACTACGCGAACGAACAAGGTACGGAGCGCATCGTGATGTTCGCCGAGGAGAACTGGTGGATCGGCGACCTGACAAGTCTGCGCGAGCGCACCCCGACAAAGCTGAACCTGCAAGCGGTCGAAGACAGCGACCTACTATTGATCTCACGCGAGCGTTTCGAACACGCATTGGCAACGTTTTCCGGATTCAACGAGTATTACACTAAAGGCACACAGAAGACCTACACCAAACTACAGGAACAGGTTGGGCAGTCGCTTGCGGATTCGGCCGAAACCAAATATCTGAGGCTGCTCAAAGAGCGTCCGTCGCTCGTGGCCCGCGTACCGCAGCATTATATCGCGTCCTATCTCGGCATCACACCCGAATCACTGAGCCGCGTGCGAAAGAATCTAGGATAA
- a CDS encoding amidohydrolase translates to MQQKSYIDYHAHVWGTGYKVLHPRLDDARSVADVFDILRPSLLNHHGGFLTARGWDQNKWGQSHFPTREDLDALSTDIPIALTRVDGHAMWCNSNALEVAGITRSTTIPPGGDILKTSSGEPTGILLDDAMGLVHRAMPPDDDSSITRTLRAGLDEFAKHHIGVHDMGIPAEWWEPYKKLYASDGDSLINADVFLDMSKQTGRALFLQKLREERFDDSPHPKLRLVGIKLYLDGALGSRGAELFEDYSDDPGNRGLSLTSDEEALELMTLAAGAGLGIAIHAIGDKANARALDLFAKTPHPLHPIPNTLPRRIEHTQIVREQDLPRFRELGVAAVIQPQFFASDRHWAIKRLGPERMKNAYRWKSLVDAGATVLASSDSPVEEANANIGIELLQTRDGVEDGEAVTREEAEKMYMS, encoded by the coding sequence GTGCAACAAAAGTCATACATCGACTACCACGCCCACGTCTGGGGCACCGGCTACAAAGTGCTGCATCCGCGGCTCGACGATGCACGCAGCGTTGCCGACGTGTTCGACATTCTCCGACCGTCGCTACTGAACCATCACGGCGGCTTTCTTACCGCACGCGGGTGGGACCAGAACAAGTGGGGACAGTCGCACTTCCCCACTCGCGAAGATCTCGATGCGCTCAGCACAGACATCCCGATCGCACTCACCCGCGTCGACGGTCATGCGATGTGGTGCAACTCGAACGCACTGGAAGTCGCGGGCATTACACGCAGCACAACCATTCCTCCGGGAGGGGACATCCTCAAGACATCAAGCGGTGAACCGACCGGCATCTTGCTCGACGATGCGATGGGGCTTGTACATCGTGCCATGCCGCCTGACGATGATTCAAGTATCACTCGCACGCTCCGTGCCGGTCTCGATGAATTTGCGAAGCACCACATCGGCGTTCACGACATGGGCATTCCAGCCGAGTGGTGGGAGCCATACAAGAAGCTGTATGCAAGCGATGGCGATTCGCTCATCAACGCCGATGTCTTCCTCGATATGTCGAAGCAAACAGGCCGAGCACTATTCTTACAAAAGCTGCGCGAGGAGCGATTCGACGATTCACCGCATCCGAAGCTTCGGCTGGTCGGCATCAAGCTCTATCTCGACGGAGCGCTTGGGTCACGCGGCGCTGAGTTGTTCGAAGATTACTCCGACGATCCCGGCAATCGGGGACTTTCGCTCACGAGCGACGAGGAAGCGCTCGAACTCATGACGCTTGCAGCAGGTGCAGGACTCGGGATTGCCATCCACGCCATTGGCGACAAAGCGAATGCAAGAGCACTCGACCTCTTCGCCAAGACGCCGCATCCCCTACACCCTATCCCCAATACCCTTCCCCGGCGCATCGAGCATACGCAAATAGTCCGAGAACAAGACCTTCCCCGCTTCCGAGAACTTGGCGTTGCGGCCGTGATCCAGCCCCAATTCTTCGCCAGCGACCGTCACTGGGCGATCAAGCGCCTTGGCCCCGAGCGAATGAAAAACGCCTATCGATGGAAATCGCTCGTCGACGCCGGCGCAACCGTCCTCGCCTCCAGCGACTCCCCCGTCGAAGAGGCGAACGCCAACATCGGCATCGAGTTGCTCCAGACGAGGGATGGGGTGGAGGATGGGGAGGCGGTGACCAGGGAAGAGGCGGAAAAGATGTATATGTCGTAG
- a CDS encoding RNA polymerase sigma factor, whose product MLTVDTPLLTKDDSATIREITLQLRRRFPLAVDFIAIAVRDALTTCTLSSPLEQITRPKLYVCARNAVLNELRRRKRLSSLPAESEVQLLTDFNDATLEVRLLDAMLTEQLLTELTPAQADAVRLHYIDGHTTRELAVTFGISENAVKERLKTAMRALRKFVRRDEARSNR is encoded by the coding sequence ATGCTTACTGTCGATACTCCATTATTGACAAAGGACGATTCCGCGACGATCCGCGAGATCACACTTCAGCTTCGTCGGCGATTTCCGCTTGCGGTCGATTTTATCGCGATTGCCGTGCGCGATGCACTCACCACCTGCACGCTTTCCTCGCCGCTTGAACAGATCACCCGACCGAAGCTCTACGTCTGTGCACGAAATGCAGTGCTCAATGAATTGCGCCGTCGCAAACGGCTTTCGTCGTTGCCCGCAGAGTCGGAGGTGCAGCTTCTCACCGACTTCAACGATGCAACGCTTGAAGTCCGCCTCCTCGATGCGATGCTCACCGAACAGCTTCTTACCGAGCTGACACCCGCACAGGCAGATGCCGTGCGTCTGCATTATATAGATGGACACACGACGCGTGAGCTTGCGGTCACCTTCGGCATTAGCGAGAACGCGGTGAAGGAGCGATTGAAAACGGCGATGCGAGCGCTTCGGAAATTCGTCCGCCGTGACGAAGCGCGAAGTAACCGATAG
- a CDS encoding redoxin domain-containing protein, producing the protein MPALSRKSHVLARAFLLLVVLLIATRIAAQDEFAKSFSLHKVGDSVRVFQPDSHRFYIVAFVDASTCFTCDGTLRAFQERLAKKHHLRVSAFFCEADGSFASKYGQVHGWKFETVPDPISAYEQAYGVRALPYYYITDEGGKILAMDKCGGVATDIDSIDALLTRVERKVSGNLKPREEATLTLHDARGASVLVGPKVNVVKSRSGHYCILDRSLKTVFVADSTLRVLRKYDLAESRYPYIMPTDIDWICEDSSVVISSTSIKPIGGRSIYTCNITDGSLHQLAFDEEADCPDARLSHAVRSIDDGNVFVVGMNPEEITASNQHPATVLEVGKNGELLHKFGALDPVYFSDSLIDLMDSRVVVDADGSIYEWQDFTRHIYVYKSNGERLRTIDITYSPRFRGDYPDSVRHLAAKNRKTLQDWIYLNSNLSEQVSLLIDRKNRELYLVYGNPEYPNGVEDPHSAQAKDNYFIHGIPLDHPDTQEHLDWQVPDGYLPVEVSGATLLAQRIRDGTLEVASFRMHGDGADVSSSQLPRR; encoded by the coding sequence ATGCCAGCATTGTCAAGGAAAAGCCATGTGCTTGCTCGTGCTTTCTTGCTTCTCGTCGTGCTCTTAATCGCGACGCGGATTGCGGCGCAGGATGAATTTGCCAAAAGCTTCTCACTTCACAAGGTAGGAGATTCGGTGCGCGTTTTTCAGCCGGACTCGCATCGGTTCTATATCGTTGCGTTCGTTGATGCTTCCACCTGTTTCACATGCGACGGAACACTCCGGGCGTTTCAGGAACGGCTGGCGAAGAAGCATCACCTTCGGGTTTCGGCATTCTTCTGCGAGGCGGACGGGTCGTTCGCTTCGAAGTATGGGCAGGTGCATGGTTGGAAGTTCGAGACCGTGCCGGACCCGATCTCGGCATACGAACAAGCATACGGCGTTCGTGCATTGCCGTACTATTACATCACCGATGAAGGCGGTAAGATATTGGCGATGGACAAATGCGGCGGTGTGGCAACGGATATTGATTCGATCGACGCATTGCTCACGCGAGTTGAGCGAAAAGTTAGCGGCAATTTGAAACCCAGAGAGGAAGCGACGCTCACGCTCCACGACGCTCGCGGAGCCTCGGTCCTCGTAGGACCGAAAGTCAACGTTGTCAAGTCGCGTTCGGGGCACTACTGCATCCTTGATCGCTCCCTCAAGACCGTATTCGTTGCGGATTCAACGTTACGTGTGCTTCGCAAGTACGACCTGGCGGAGTCACGCTATCCCTATATCATGCCCACAGACATCGACTGGATCTGCGAGGATAGCAGTGTGGTGATATCGAGCACATCCATCAAGCCGATCGGTGGCCGGAGCATCTATACGTGCAACATTACAGACGGCTCGCTTCATCAATTGGCCTTTGACGAAGAAGCAGATTGTCCCGATGCGAGGCTGTCGCATGCGGTGCGAAGTATCGACGATGGAAACGTGTTCGTGGTTGGAATGAACCCGGAAGAAATAACAGCATCCAACCAGCATCCTGCGACGGTACTTGAGGTAGGAAAGAACGGCGAACTCCTGCACAAATTCGGAGCGCTTGACCCCGTATACTTCTCGGACTCGCTCATCGACCTGATGGACTCGCGCGTCGTTGTGGACGCTGATGGAAGCATCTACGAATGGCAGGATTTCACAAGGCACATCTACGTGTACAAATCAAATGGGGAGCGATTGAGAACGATCGATATTACATACAGCCCGCGGTTCCGAGGCGACTATCCGGATTCGGTCCGCCACCTCGCTGCGAAGAATCGCAAGACACTCCAGGATTGGATCTATCTAAACTCGAATCTGTCGGAGCAGGTGAGCCTGCTGATTGACCGCAAGAATCGGGAGCTGTACCTTGTCTATGGCAACCCCGAATATCCGAACGGGGTTGAAGACCCTCACTCCGCACAAGCAAAGGATAATTATTTCATTCACGGGATACCGCTCGACCATCCGGATACCCAAGAACACCTCGACTGGCAGGTCCCGGATGGGTACCTGCCGGTCGAGGTCTCGGGTGCGACGCTGCTCGCCCAGCGCATCCGCGACGGAACGCTCGAAGTTGCGTCGTTTCGGATGCACGGCGACGGAGCGGATGTCAGTAGCTCACAACTTCCTCGTCGTTGA
- a CDS encoding LD-carboxypeptidase: MLKATALRSGDTIALIAPASTPQTAAKISNSVRYFERLGYRVELGKHVRDERGYLAGSDRDRIADIHSLVRNKHIKALFFLRGGYGTIRLLPELDYDLIAKHPKIFVGYSDATSLFSAIYRKTGLQSLFFGPMPGVDIWNGFDPFAEECMWRALTSVKPFGVLPSAPGDIRPLRKLHRGEVIGRFIGGNLTVFSSIMGTPFAPNPSGKILFFEDVGEEPYRLDRYLAQLRAAGYLDKASAILLGQFSDCEAPKGKKSLSTEQVFEDYFGALKVPVLSNLPWGHIPRQWTLALGVRLAVSGNRVEVRESVLV; encoded by the coding sequence ATGCTCAAAGCAACTGCGCTAAGATCCGGCGACACGATCGCCCTCATCGCCCCGGCAAGTACGCCGCAAACTGCAGCGAAGATCTCGAACAGCGTTCGATACTTCGAGCGGCTCGGCTATCGCGTCGAGCTCGGGAAGCACGTCCGCGATGAGCGGGGCTACCTCGCCGGCAGCGATCGCGACCGTATCGCAGATATCCATTCGCTCGTTCGCAATAAGCATATCAAAGCCCTCTTCTTCCTTCGCGGTGGATACGGGACGATCCGCTTGCTGCCAGAGCTTGACTACGATCTGATCGCGAAGCATCCGAAGATCTTTGTCGGCTATAGCGATGCAACGTCGCTCTTTAGCGCGATATACCGAAAGACGGGCCTACAGTCGCTCTTCTTCGGACCGATGCCTGGTGTCGACATTTGGAACGGCTTCGATCCGTTCGCCGAAGAATGCATGTGGCGTGCGCTGACAAGTGTGAAGCCATTCGGCGTGTTGCCTTCGGCTCCTGGCGATATCCGCCCGCTTCGCAAATTGCATCGTGGCGAAGTCATTGGCCGATTCATCGGTGGCAACCTCACGGTCTTCTCCTCGATCATGGGTACGCCGTTTGCTCCGAATCCGAGCGGCAAGATCCTCTTCTTCGAAGATGTCGGCGAAGAACCGTACCGTCTCGATCGTTACCTCGCCCAGCTTCGCGCTGCCGGATATCTCGACAAAGCGAGCGCCATCCTGCTCGGACAATTTTCCGATTGCGAAGCGCCGAAGGGCAAAAAGTCACTATCGACGGAGCAAGTCTTCGAAGACTACTTCGGTGCGTTGAAGGTCCCTGTCTTATCGAATCTTCCATGGGGGCACATCCCACGGCAGTGGACATTGGCGCTTGGGGTACGGCTTGCCGTCAGTGGCAACCGTGTCGAAGTTCGGGAATCGGTATTGGTATAA